One segment of Alistipes finegoldii DSM 17242 DNA contains the following:
- a CDS encoding S1/P1 nuclease → MKKLLILFSCVLFAHGAFAWGQKGHDVTAYIAECHLTPEAAEKIDKALNGHSPVYYANWLDIASHTPEYAYTKTWHYRNVDEGKTIDTMPGNPDGDVLKAVTTLVAELKAGGLPSEEETLKLKMLIHLVGDMHCPMHAGRLSDIGGNLRPVLMFGKKTNLHSAWDTAIPEAARKWSYTEWQEQIDRLTDDEAMLIQAGEPYDWLKETHAICVGIYADSPEGTKISYDYVYKYTPVIELQFLRGGYRLARLLNEIYR, encoded by the coding sequence ATGAAAAAGCTGCTTATTCTCTTTTCCTGCGTCCTTTTCGCCCACGGCGCATTCGCATGGGGACAGAAGGGACACGACGTCACGGCCTACATCGCCGAATGTCATCTGACGCCCGAAGCGGCGGAAAAAATCGACAAGGCGCTGAACGGACATTCGCCGGTATACTATGCCAACTGGCTCGACATCGCCAGCCACACGCCGGAATACGCATACACGAAAACATGGCACTACCGGAACGTGGACGAAGGCAAGACGATCGACACGATGCCGGGAAACCCGGACGGCGACGTGCTGAAAGCCGTTACGACGCTCGTCGCAGAGCTGAAGGCCGGCGGACTGCCGTCCGAAGAGGAGACGCTCAAGCTCAAGATGCTGATTCACCTCGTAGGGGACATGCACTGCCCGATGCACGCGGGACGGCTTTCGGATATCGGCGGCAACCTGCGTCCGGTATTGATGTTCGGCAAGAAAACGAACCTTCATTCGGCATGGGATACGGCCATTCCCGAAGCCGCCCGCAAATGGAGCTATACCGAATGGCAGGAGCAGATCGACCGGCTGACGGACGACGAAGCGATGCTGATTCAGGCCGGCGAACCTTACGACTGGCTCAAGGAGACGCACGCGATATGCGTCGGCATCTACGCAGATTCGCCCGAAGGCACGAAGATCTCCTACGACTACGTATACAAGTACACGCCCGTAATCGAACTGCAGTTCCTGCGCGGCGGCTACCGGCTGGCACGTCTGCTGAACGAGATTTATCGATAA
- a CDS encoding ABC transporter ATP-binding protein yields the protein MTDSVIECRNLTHCYGERLIYKDLSFEVPRGRILGLLGKNGTGKTTTINILSGYLQPRAGQCLIFGEDIRTMRPETRARIALLIEGHVQYAFMTIEQIERFYARFYPRWNRDAYYGLMEMLKVAPRQRISRMSCGQRSQVALGLILAQNADLLVLDDFSMGLDPGYRRLFVEYLRDYAQSEEKTVFLTSHIIQDMEKLVDDCIIMDYGSILVQMPVGELLGTFRRYTFTPGADVTIPAGDGLYHPSVVNGRAELYSFDSPATVQGVLERAGIVCSDLRGETLNLEDAFIGLTGKY from the coding sequence ATGACCGATTCTGTCATCGAATGCCGCAACCTCACCCATTGTTACGGGGAGCGGCTGATATACAAAGACCTGAGTTTCGAGGTTCCGCGCGGGCGGATCCTCGGACTTTTGGGTAAAAACGGCACCGGAAAAACCACGACCATCAACATTCTGAGCGGCTATCTCCAACCGCGCGCCGGACAGTGTCTGATCTTCGGCGAGGATATCCGCACGATGCGGCCCGAAACCCGCGCCCGGATCGCCCTGCTGATCGAGGGACACGTGCAGTACGCCTTCATGACCATCGAGCAGATCGAACGGTTCTATGCGCGGTTTTATCCCCGCTGGAACCGCGACGCCTATTACGGACTGATGGAAATGCTGAAGGTGGCGCCCCGGCAGCGCATCTCGCGCATGTCGTGCGGACAGCGTTCGCAGGTGGCCTTAGGGCTGATTCTCGCCCAGAACGCCGATCTGCTCGTGCTCGACGACTTCTCGATGGGGCTGGACCCCGGTTACCGCCGCCTGTTCGTGGAATACCTGCGCGACTATGCGCAGAGCGAGGAGAAGACCGTTTTCCTTACCTCGCACATCATTCAGGACATGGAAAAGCTCGTGGACGACTGTATCATCATGGATTACGGAAGCATTCTGGTACAGATGCCCGTCGGCGAACTGCTCGGCACGTTCCGGCGATACACCTTCACGCCGGGCGCCGACGTCACGATCCCCGCCGGCGACGGCCTCTACCACCCGAGCGTCGTGAACGGGCGCGCCGAACTCTATTCGTTCGACTCCCCTGCGACGGTACAGGGCGTGCTGGAGCGCGCGGGCATTGTCTGCAGCGACCTGCGCGGCGAAACGCTGAACCTCGAAGACGCTTTCATCGGACTGACCGGAAAATACTAA
- a CDS encoding fimbrillin family protein, with translation MTHKPIFRLLILAGLLSGCGKDTTEQPGPGKTAAGGDAVSCRLAIGNDETSGQESETRTAYGPLTDGYFPIYWRTGDRVGIISPQTTPQWAEVEVTVSGATESEADLSDTGMAWGSDSHYDFYAFYPADAVQTNSGSIIVTAIPAVQTCNNGECNMQYAYMAACTKGVERGAEVPFSFRPLMTTVTVDIRFSEAAEVQKLVLSSENDPVAGAFTFDIETHRAAVIEDRCSKVLALHMLTGEEPYIRIGAGSKIMVTAFMLPQDIRGLTLTAVTTEGKTYSYTTQATLKAGNRYSFTISDMQKQAQQTTEDYSDWMKYLPDNVYLSQVSMPGSHDACTMYGSHYEYKSGMPGERYHFKWLQNVVFGYMNVTKIIKAQELSIEEQLAAGVRMFDLRPSASGSSLQDLPIHHGIAALGDPTRGGYTPGGSGRQELSPFMLSHLLDRFVNFLNEHPDETVLIHMKYENTSGTGKTGWDKSVVDLIKSHCSGHIADFHPRMTLADARGKILFMIREDYKSANGGRYLGAYLNWTHDKVVFETTLHGNTGETAPIKVNDLYNIKNGSSDGVSKYAAIDECIAYTYGATDVTRWCMNYVSCYDTAHCSVSGISIFGAVGDYDYCANLYNRYTADKLNRKDFRGNAGIVLMDFAGAENATMTYGQTYSNMRVYGDDLVKAVIGVNNKWDLRRNA, from the coding sequence ATGACACATAAACCTATTTTCCGCCTGTTGATACTCGCAGGACTGCTGTCCGGCTGCGGAAAGGATACGACGGAACAGCCCGGCCCCGGAAAGACGGCGGCCGGAGGCGACGCCGTCAGCTGCCGTCTTGCGATCGGCAACGACGAGACGTCCGGACAGGAAAGCGAAACCCGCACGGCCTACGGTCCCCTTACCGACGGTTATTTCCCGATTTACTGGCGCACCGGCGACCGGGTGGGAATCATCAGTCCGCAGACGACTCCGCAGTGGGCCGAAGTGGAGGTCACCGTGTCGGGCGCGACCGAAAGCGAAGCCGACCTGAGCGACACGGGAATGGCATGGGGCAGCGACTCGCATTACGACTTTTATGCGTTTTACCCGGCCGACGCCGTACAGACCAACAGCGGTTCTATCATCGTAACGGCGATTCCGGCCGTACAGACCTGCAACAACGGCGAATGCAACATGCAGTACGCCTACATGGCGGCATGTACGAAAGGTGTGGAACGCGGCGCGGAGGTGCCGTTCTCGTTCCGCCCGCTGATGACTACCGTGACGGTAGACATAAGATTTTCGGAAGCGGCCGAGGTGCAGAAACTCGTCCTGTCGAGCGAAAACGATCCGGTAGCCGGGGCCTTCACGTTCGACATCGAAACACATCGGGCCGCCGTCATTGAGGACAGATGCTCCAAAGTGCTTGCGTTGCACATGCTGACGGGGGAGGAGCCTTACATCCGGATCGGCGCCGGATCGAAGATCATGGTTACGGCATTCATGCTGCCGCAGGACATTCGGGGACTGACGCTGACGGCTGTCACGACGGAGGGGAAAACCTACAGTTACACGACTCAAGCGACACTTAAGGCAGGCAATCGTTATTCGTTTACGATCAGCGACATGCAGAAGCAGGCGCAGCAGACCACGGAGGACTATTCCGACTGGATGAAATACCTGCCCGACAACGTATACCTGTCGCAGGTATCCATGCCCGGCTCACACGACGCATGCACGATGTACGGCTCGCATTATGAATACAAGAGCGGCATGCCCGGCGAAAGGTATCATTTCAAATGGCTGCAAAACGTCGTATTCGGCTACATGAACGTAACCAAGATCATCAAGGCGCAGGAACTTTCGATCGAGGAACAGCTGGCGGCCGGTGTCCGCATGTTCGACCTGCGTCCGTCGGCGTCGGGCAGTTCGCTGCAGGACCTTCCGATTCATCACGGCATCGCCGCGCTGGGCGACCCGACCCGCGGCGGCTACACGCCGGGCGGTTCCGGGCGGCAGGAGCTGTCGCCCTTCATGCTCTCGCACCTGCTCGACCGCTTCGTGAACTTCCTGAACGAGCATCCCGACGAGACGGTGCTGATACATATGAAATACGAGAACACCAGCGGCACCGGAAAAACGGGCTGGGACAAGAGCGTCGTAGACCTGATAAAGTCGCACTGCAGCGGACATATCGCCGATTTCCATCCCCGGATGACGCTGGCCGACGCCCGCGGCAAGATCCTGTTCATGATCCGCGAAGACTACAAGTCCGCCAACGGCGGCCGGTATCTGGGCGCCTACCTGAACTGGACGCACGACAAGGTCGTGTTCGAGACCACGCTCCACGGCAATACGGGCGAAACGGCGCCGATCAAGGTCAATGATCTGTACAACATCAAGAACGGCTCGTCGGACGGCGTGAGCAAGTACGCCGCGATCGACGAGTGCATCGCCTACACGTACGGCGCGACGGACGTCACGCGCTGGTGCATGAACTACGTGAGCTGTTACGACACGGCGCACTGCAGCGTATCGGGCATCAGTATATTCGGAGCCGTGGGGGATTACGACTACTGCGCCAACCTGTATAACAGATACACGGCGGACAAACTGAACCGGAAGGACTTCCGCGGAAACGCCGGTATCGTCCTGATGGACTTCGCCGGAGCCGAAAACGCCACGATGACCTACGGACAGACCTACTCGAACATGCGGGTATACGGCGACGATCTGGTGAAGGCCGTCATCGGCGTCAACAACAAATGGGACCTGCGCCGCAACGCATAA
- a CDS encoding DUF4857 domain-containing protein: MIKSIKTGIILLAALLLAWLLPWCYAFVFASPSWSPFTLYSCVTHGFASVDFDRENNVAGRDLQGNTYTQQQFDSILPTFYYRQLAAEGRFPSEIEGVAVESRDVERTNFMFRTSPGEINRRRPTVYQLLESMPDRIDLEPATDVFRITGEGIEFVDMETNTIDQKKSAAFTKVLRDKGFSFPARVVSGNPSTRKRYDNGYLLVDDAQRVYHMKQVRGRPFVRRTDVADSLQIGQIFVTEFADRKSLGFLVDSEKRFYTLGAEDYKLHEIPVGKFGPTRENMMIIGDMFYWTVTIQGAESKRYVAVNARDYSLADEYRPEEKPQAWAEYAKYLFPFELSFTSPLDGYVKPRIAEVSFQALWLGLALGAFYALIRRRSPGGRLWQTVGVVLFGLFLFVPLLVFGTAKR; the protein is encoded by the coding sequence ATGATAAAGAGTATCAAAACCGGAATAATCCTCCTTGCGGCGCTTCTGCTGGCATGGCTGCTGCCGTGGTGCTACGCGTTCGTGTTCGCATCGCCTTCGTGGTCGCCGTTCACGCTCTACAGCTGCGTGACGCACGGATTCGCATCGGTGGATTTCGACCGCGAAAACAACGTCGCCGGACGCGATCTGCAGGGCAACACCTACACCCAGCAGCAGTTCGACAGTATCCTGCCGACGTTCTATTACCGCCAACTCGCCGCCGAAGGGAGGTTTCCGTCCGAAATCGAGGGCGTGGCGGTCGAATCGCGCGACGTGGAGCGCACGAACTTCATGTTCCGCACGTCGCCCGGCGAAATCAACCGCCGCAGACCGACGGTCTATCAACTGCTGGAATCGATGCCCGACCGCATCGATTTAGAACCGGCGACGGACGTGTTCCGCATCACCGGCGAGGGAATCGAGTTCGTCGATATGGAGACCAACACCATCGACCAAAAGAAGAGCGCGGCATTCACCAAAGTCCTGCGGGACAAGGGATTTTCGTTCCCGGCCCGCGTCGTCTCCGGCAACCCCTCGACGCGCAAGCGGTACGACAACGGCTACCTGCTGGTGGACGACGCGCAGCGCGTCTACCACATGAAGCAGGTCCGCGGCCGCCCGTTCGTGCGCCGTACCGACGTTGCGGACTCGCTGCAAATCGGCCAGATTTTCGTCACGGAGTTCGCCGACCGCAAAAGTCTCGGTTTTCTGGTGGACAGCGAAAAGCGTTTCTATACGCTCGGTGCGGAGGATTACAAACTGCACGAGATTCCCGTCGGGAAATTCGGCCCCACACGGGAGAACATGATGATCATCGGCGACATGTTCTACTGGACGGTCACCATCCAAGGCGCCGAATCGAAACGCTATGTCGCCGTGAACGCCCGCGACTATTCACTGGCGGACGAATACCGCCCCGAAGAGAAACCGCAGGCATGGGCCGAGTACGCAAAATACCTGTTTCCCTTCGAACTGTCGTTCACCTCGCCGCTGGACGGCTACGTAAAGCCCCGGATTGCGGAGGTGTCGTTTCAGGCCCTCTGGCTGGGACTCGCGCTCGGCGCGTTCTATGCGCTCATCCGCCGCAGATCGCCCGGCGGACGGCTCTGGCAGACCGTCGGCGTCGTCTTGTTCGGACTCTTCCTCTTCGTCCCGCTGCTGGTATTCGGCACGGCAAAACGATGA
- the rho gene encoding transcription termination factor Rho: MQDLKALEGKSLAELREIAKALGIEDVMVKKRELIEKITGGSAQEIPAENKGKRGRKKETPAAETPAVTTPETAVAEAAAKTAETPAAEPEPMAAEAPAAPAKPRGRRPRMTKAENTAPVQPQTALTPEMPAELEFPTNGAQNEPAAKPVQETAAQPEPKRRGRKPKQEQGQEQESAQAAQGQTQAEETPAPRPLEEEVITKDDFAGEIEGEGVLEIMPDGYGFLRSADYNYLNSPDDIYVSPSQIKLFGLKPGDTVNGAIRPPKEGEKYFPLVRVNEINGLAPEYIRDRVQFEFMTPLFPSEKFCLTGNGHNNLSTRVVDLFSPIGKGQRALIVAQPKTGKTVLLQAIANAIADNHPEVYMIVLLIDERPEEVTEMARNVKAEVVASTFDEQASRHVKVAEMVLDKAKRMVECGHDVVIFLDSITRLARAYNSVQPASGKVLSGGVDANALHKPKRFFGAARNTEEKGSLTIIATALIDTGSKMDEVIFEEFKGTGNMELQLDRKLANKRVYPAVDVIASGTRREDLLLPRDVMNRTWVLRKYLSDMNPVEAMEFLQKQMSLTDTNEEFLATMNH; this comes from the coding sequence ATGCAGGATTTGAAAGCGCTCGAAGGGAAAAGTCTCGCCGAACTGCGCGAAATCGCCAAAGCTCTCGGCATCGAAGACGTCATGGTAAAGAAGCGCGAACTGATTGAAAAGATCACCGGAGGTTCCGCACAGGAGATCCCCGCAGAGAATAAAGGCAAGCGAGGACGAAAGAAAGAAACGCCCGCGGCGGAAACTCCGGCCGTGACCACGCCTGAAACAGCCGTGGCAGAAGCGGCTGCGAAAACGGCCGAGACGCCAGCGGCGGAACCGGAACCGATGGCAGCGGAAGCTCCGGCTGCGCCCGCGAAACCGCGGGGACGCAGGCCGCGCATGACCAAGGCGGAGAACACCGCACCGGTACAGCCGCAAACGGCGCTGACACCGGAAATGCCCGCCGAACTGGAGTTCCCGACGAATGGCGCGCAGAACGAACCTGCGGCGAAGCCCGTGCAGGAAACAGCCGCTCAGCCGGAGCCCAAGCGGCGCGGCCGCAAGCCCAAGCAGGAGCAGGGACAAGAGCAAGAATCCGCACAGGCGGCTCAGGGGCAGACTCAGGCGGAAGAGACTCCCGCACCCCGGCCGTTAGAGGAGGAGGTGATTACCAAGGACGACTTCGCCGGAGAAATCGAAGGCGAGGGCGTGCTGGAGATCATGCCCGACGGTTACGGATTCCTGCGTTCGGCGGACTACAACTACCTGAACTCGCCCGACGACATCTACGTTTCGCCGTCGCAGATCAAGCTTTTCGGACTCAAGCCCGGCGACACCGTGAACGGAGCGATCCGTCCGCCGAAGGAGGGCGAGAAATATTTCCCGCTGGTCCGCGTGAACGAAATCAACGGGCTGGCGCCCGAATACATCCGCGACCGCGTACAGTTCGAATTCATGACGCCGCTCTTCCCTAGCGAGAAGTTCTGTCTGACGGGAAACGGACACAACAACCTCTCCACCCGCGTCGTGGACCTCTTTTCGCCCATCGGCAAAGGCCAGCGCGCCCTGATCGTGGCGCAGCCCAAGACCGGTAAGACCGTGTTGCTGCAGGCCATCGCCAACGCCATCGCCGACAACCATCCCGAAGTATACATGATCGTACTGCTGATCGACGAACGCCCCGAAGAGGTTACGGAAATGGCGCGCAACGTCAAGGCCGAAGTCGTGGCATCGACCTTCGACGAACAGGCTTCGCGCCATGTGAAGGTGGCCGAAATGGTACTGGACAAGGCTAAACGCATGGTAGAGTGCGGTCACGACGTGGTGATCTTCCTCGACTCGATAACCCGTCTGGCGCGCGCCTACAACTCGGTGCAGCCGGCGTCGGGCAAGGTGCTTTCGGGCGGCGTGGACGCCAACGCGCTCCACAAACCCAAGCGTTTCTTCGGCGCAGCCCGTAACACGGAGGAGAAAGGTTCGCTGACGATCATCGCCACGGCCCTGATCGACACCGGGTCGAAGATGGACGAAGTGATCTTCGAGGAGTTCAAGGGTACGGGCAACATGGAGCTTCAGCTCGACCGCAAGCTCGCCAACAAGCGCGTATATCCGGCCGTGGACGTCATCGCATCGGGCACGCGCCGCGAAGACCTGCTGCTGCCGCGCGACGTGATGAACCGTACGTGGGTGCTGCGCAAATACCTCTCGGACATGAATCCCGTCGAAGCGATGGAATTCCTCCAGAAACAGATGAGTCTCACGGACACCAACGAGGAGTTCCTCGCAACGATGAACCACTGA
- a CDS encoding OB-fold nucleic acid binding domain-containing protein, which translates to MRKTKKKFKPIMRHFVYCAALAAAVFFLAGCGGNPNKKNASETQTSETQSSVMEVDNLLADAEKLTGGKVTVEGVCTHICRHGGRKIFLMGTDDTQVIRIEAGEKIGSFKPECVNNVVRVTGTLVEDRIDEAYLAEWELRLKDQIARQHGEGEAGCSAEHQARGESVASSTEKRIADFRARIADRKAKEGKEYLSFYHVDGGSYEVLK; encoded by the coding sequence ATGCGGAAAACGAAGAAAAAATTCAAACCGATTATGAGACATTTCGTTTATTGTGCGGCGCTTGCAGCCGCCGTATTTTTCCTTGCTGGGTGCGGCGGGAACCCGAATAAAAAGAACGCTTCGGAGACTCAAACCTCAGAAACGCAGAGTTCCGTCATGGAGGTCGATAACCTGCTCGCCGATGCTGAGAAGTTGACCGGCGGCAAGGTGACGGTCGAGGGCGTCTGCACGCATATCTGCCGCCACGGGGGCCGCAAGATTTTCCTAATGGGAACCGACGATACGCAGGTGATCCGCATTGAAGCCGGAGAGAAGATCGGCAGCTTCAAGCCCGAATGCGTGAACAACGTCGTGCGGGTGACGGGCACGCTGGTCGAAGACCGGATCGACGAGGCTTACCTTGCCGAGTGGGAGCTGCGGCTCAAGGACCAGATCGCCCGGCAGCACGGCGAGGGCGAAGCCGGATGCAGCGCCGAACATCAGGCCCGCGGCGAATCGGTTGCCAGCAGCACCGAAAAGCGTATCGCCGACTTCCGTGCCCGTATCGCCGACCGCAAAGCCAAAGAAGGCAAGGAATACCTTTCGTTCTACCATGTGGACGGCGGGAGTTATGAAGTTTTGAAATAA
- a CDS encoding PepSY-associated TM helix domain-containing protein, which yields MSAVRKWSRPVHRDLSFFFSGVLLIYAVSGFMLNHKRDFNSDYSVRRTELVFAQEIPRAEQEWTRARAEELLLRVGEEGNYLKHYFPEPDRLKVFIRGGSSLTVDLASGHAVYESIRKRPVLSSLNRLHYNPSRWWTVFSDVFLAGLIVIVLSGLVMMRGPKGLRGRGGVELIAGILIPLLFIFLT from the coding sequence ATGTCCGCCGTGAGGAAATGGAGCAGGCCCGTTCACCGCGACCTCTCCTTTTTCTTTTCGGGCGTACTGCTGATTTATGCGGTTTCGGGCTTCATGCTCAACCACAAACGCGATTTCAATTCCGATTATTCGGTGCGCCGGACCGAGCTGGTCTTCGCACAGGAGATACCGCGCGCCGAGCAGGAGTGGACCCGTGCGCGGGCCGAGGAACTGCTCCTGCGCGTCGGCGAGGAGGGCAATTACCTGAAACATTACTTTCCCGAACCGGACCGGTTGAAAGTCTTTATCCGGGGCGGCAGTTCGCTGACGGTCGATCTGGCGTCGGGACACGCCGTCTACGAGTCGATCCGCAAGCGGCCCGTGCTGAGCAGTCTGAACCGGCTGCATTACAATCCGTCGCGCTGGTGGACGGTCTTTTCGGATGTCTTTTTAGCGGGATTGATCGTAATCGTGCTTTCCGGGCTGGTGATGATGCGCGGCCCGAAAGGATTGCGGGGCCGCGGAGGCGTCGAGCTGATCGCGGGGATTCTGATTCCGCTGCTGTTTATTTTCCTGACCTGA
- a CDS encoding OmpA family protein — translation MKRLYLIALFALVCGGASAQENGNRDAQNRVVRGPYETNRLSDNIFVGVAGGINLYFGEHDSQGKFGKRLAPALDIHVGKWFTSSIGARVGYTGLQAKGWTTAGTMYAKKQDGDWFQEKFGVSYLHADALWNFSNAVSGYKEERTWNFMPFAGVGWARSYGNDTHDNEIGFDVGLLNVVRLCKALDLTLEARCLLVNQRFDGVSGGRIGEGMLSVTAGLAYKFNRRGFTRVSKPQAVDFTPYLDRIRRLEENNNDLASKNTALSDENEKLRNMPPKVVAEKKVAASPVALFFKIGRATLDSKELTNLEFYVRNAMKADKEKTFTLIGSADKATGSKELNQRLSEQRMEYVYDLLKNKYGIAPERLIKKAEGDTNNRFAEPELNRAVIVE, via the coding sequence ATGAAACGTCTCTACCTCATTGCATTATTCGCCCTCGTCTGCGGCGGCGCTTCGGCGCAGGAGAACGGCAACCGGGATGCGCAAAACCGCGTCGTACGCGGCCCCTACGAAACCAACCGGCTCTCCGACAACATCTTCGTCGGCGTCGCCGGAGGTATAAACCTCTATTTCGGCGAGCACGACTCTCAGGGAAAATTCGGCAAACGGCTGGCTCCGGCGCTGGACATTCACGTCGGCAAGTGGTTCACCTCCTCGATCGGCGCGCGCGTCGGGTACACCGGCCTGCAGGCCAAAGGCTGGACCACCGCCGGAACCATGTACGCAAAAAAACAGGACGGCGACTGGTTTCAGGAGAAGTTCGGCGTGTCGTACCTGCATGCGGACGCTCTGTGGAACTTCTCGAACGCCGTGAGCGGCTACAAGGAGGAGCGCACGTGGAACTTCATGCCTTTCGCCGGCGTGGGCTGGGCCCGCTCCTACGGCAACGACACCCATGACAACGAAATCGGATTCGACGTCGGTCTGCTGAACGTCGTGCGTCTGTGCAAGGCGCTCGACCTCACGCTCGAAGCGCGCTGTCTGCTGGTAAACCAGCGTTTCGACGGCGTATCGGGCGGCCGCATCGGAGAGGGAATGCTTTCGGTCACCGCAGGTTTGGCGTACAAATTCAACCGCCGCGGATTCACACGCGTCTCGAAACCGCAGGCGGTGGATTTCACGCCTTACCTCGACCGGATCAGGCGTCTCGAAGAGAACAACAACGACCTCGCATCGAAAAACACGGCGCTCAGCGACGAGAACGAGAAGCTGCGCAACATGCCGCCCAAGGTCGTAGCAGAGAAGAAGGTCGCCGCATCGCCCGTAGCGCTCTTCTTCAAGATCGGCAGGGCCACGCTCGACAGCAAGGAGCTGACGAACCTCGAATTCTATGTCAGGAACGCCATGAAGGCCGACAAGGAGAAGACCTTCACGCTGATCGGTTCGGCGGACAAGGCCACGGGCAGCAAGGAGCTGAACCAGCGTCTGAGCGAACAGCGGATGGAGTATGTCTACGACCTGCTGAAGAACAAATACGGCATCGCGCCCGAACGCCTGATCAAGAAGGCCGAAGGCGATACGAACAACCGTTTTGCCGAGCCGGAGCTGAACCGCGCCGTCATCGTGGAATAA
- a CDS encoding fimbrillin family protein, giving the protein MKKLFVIAMLAAAGMSACSKEETATTPAEAKYIQVTIPEDAVAGETRTAVDGTETTWVQGDKVAVFLYNGSTTQKFEFTADKTGATTTFTGDVPVGSYSLAAAHYPYSCGATFDAVNKVFNHTWGTSYCTENLADYDFMYTNVWETPFEINEDSTVLPVNFTFRPLMARIRMSLGLESNETPKKIIISTSGDVMPTAGTIDRLGNFTASSVTNSITIPTDRKEFTIGLLPVSIHSTMNVQVMTADGLTYSDKSFTLAGLKRNHHYTMSVPCNSKTVTIGVPDAVDKKYGTGTWKDNGFYFVDPQYDPDGIFDGWYFYRGELKNDKNDDDKLKKNRIQLQVPAGFNDDNNGAFVTAPIQCDGSKTVKISFEVATNRALVNIKYRIGVTGNGPITEVWLRDRNNILNGNDRECKSGVQTHTFTVTNGQRIMVKILSTGGAYHVEFADFTYTVE; this is encoded by the coding sequence ATGAAAAAACTATTCGTTATAGCGATGCTCGCCGCAGCCGGCATGAGCGCATGCAGCAAAGAAGAGACTGCGACGACTCCGGCAGAGGCGAAATACATTCAGGTAACCATTCCAGAGGATGCGGTCGCCGGCGAAACCCGCACCGCCGTAGACGGCACGGAGACGACTTGGGTGCAGGGCGACAAAGTCGCCGTATTCCTCTACAACGGCTCCACGACGCAGAAGTTCGAATTCACGGCCGACAAAACGGGCGCCACAACCACCTTTACCGGCGACGTGCCCGTAGGCAGCTACTCGCTGGCGGCGGCACACTATCCGTACAGTTGCGGCGCCACGTTCGACGCCGTAAACAAGGTCTTCAACCACACGTGGGGCACATCCTACTGTACGGAGAATCTGGCCGACTACGACTTCATGTACACGAACGTCTGGGAGACCCCGTTCGAAATCAACGAGGATTCGACGGTGCTGCCCGTCAACTTCACCTTCCGGCCGCTGATGGCACGCATCAGGATGAGTCTCGGACTGGAAAGCAACGAGACGCCCAAGAAGATCATCATCAGCACCAGCGGCGACGTAATGCCGACCGCGGGCACGATCGACCGTCTGGGCAACTTCACCGCATCGTCGGTAACCAATTCGATCACCATTCCCACGGACCGGAAGGAGTTTACGATCGGACTGCTGCCCGTAAGCATCCATTCGACGATGAACGTGCAGGTCATGACCGCCGACGGACTGACCTATTCGGACAAGTCGTTCACCCTCGCCGGCCTGAAGCGCAACCACCACTATACGATGAGCGTACCGTGCAACAGCAAGACGGTCACGATCGGGGTACCCGACGCGGTCGACAAGAAGTACGGCACCGGGACGTGGAAGGACAACGGATTCTATTTCGTCGATCCCCAGTACGATCCCGACGGAATCTTCGACGGCTGGTACTTCTACCGCGGAGAGCTTAAGAATGACAAGAACGACGACGACAAACTCAAGAAGAACCGCATCCAGCTGCAGGTTCCGGCAGGATTCAACGACGACAACAACGGCGCGTTCGTGACGGCTCCGATCCAGTGCGACGGTTCGAAAACCGTGAAAATATCCTTTGAAGTAGCGACCAACCGGGCATTGGTGAATATAAAATATCGGATCGGCGTAACGGGCAACGGCCCGATTACGGAAGTTTGGCTCCGCGACCGGAATAACATTCTGAACGGCAACGACAGGGAATGCAAGTCGGGAGTTCAGACCCACACGTTCACGGTCACGAACGGACAGCGGATCATGGTCAAGATACTGAGCACGGGCGGCGCCTACCACGTCGAGTTCGCGGACTTCACCTACACGGTCGAATAG